A stretch of Lathyrus oleraceus cultivar Zhongwan6 chromosome 6, CAAS_Psat_ZW6_1.0, whole genome shotgun sequence DNA encodes these proteins:
- the LOC127091093 gene encoding phosphatidylinositol 4-phosphate 5-kinase 9 → MSVSVATADSLDRTQSLDVFSNIDHISILTNCEAVQSTEIVGFRVGEISLLNGESYSGSLLGNVPEGQGKYVWLDGCAYDGEWRLGMRNGFGKIQWPSGVLYEGEFSGGYIHGTGTYIGPENLTYKGRWRFNLKHGLGYQVYPNGDIFEGSWIQGTPEGPGKYTWANGNVYLGNMKGGTMSGKGTLTWVSGDSFEGSWLNGMMHGLGAYTWSDGGCYVGTWTRGLKDGKGTFYPKGSCLPSAQEVYLNALRKRGLLPDLRKQNQVHIHHTASVDMGDGKAGESQRSSGVSSDKLPTRNLLNLDQSRSKNVSLERRWSLEVAIEKVIGHDSQLASTDSVFQNGNKEVNEKIPILEREYMQGVLISEVVLNNSFSSLTRRAKQLKKKIAKEIKRPGEQIIKGHRSYDLMLSLQLGIRYTVGKITPIQRREVRASDFGAKASFWMNFPKEGSQLTPPHQSDDFKWKDYCPMVFRNLRELFKIDAADYMMSICGNDALRELSSPGKSGSVFFLSQDDRFMIKTLRRSEVKVLLRMLPDYHHHVKSYENTLITKFFGLHRIIPSSGQKFRFVVMGNMFCTELRIHRRFDLKGSSLGRSSDKIEIDENTTLKDLDLNYCFYLEPSWRESLLKQIETDSMFLEEQHIMDYSLLLGVHYRAPQQLRPPASYNHSTSLDGLARLAEEDPLEDEVYNYPQGLVLVPRGADDGSVVVGSHIRGSRLRASAAGDEEVDLLLPGTARLQIQLGVNMPARAEQIPGKEDTQMFHEAYDVVLYLGIIDILQDYNMTKKIEHAYKSIQFDSLSISAVDPTFYSRRFLDFIQKVFPSNVPGRS, encoded by the exons ATGTCTGTCTCTGTGGCTACAGCTGATAGTTTGGATCGAACACAATCTCTTGATGTCTTTTCTAACATAGACCATATATCTATATTGACAAACTGTGAAGCTGTTCAGTCTACTGAAATTGTTGGTTTTAGAGTTGGGGAAATCTCTCTTCTTAATGGTGAGTCTTATTCCGGCTCCCTTCTTGGCAACGTTCCAGAGGGTCAGGGTAAGTATGTGTGGTTGGATGGTTGTGCATATGACGGTGAGTGGAGATTGGGGATGAGAAATGGATTTGGGAAAATACAATGGCCTTCTGGTGTATTGTATGAAGGTGAATTCTCTGGTGGGTATATCCATGGTACTGGAACATACATTGGTCCGGAAAATCTGACCTACAAAGGTCGATGGCGATTCAATCTTAAACATGGCCTGGGTTATCAAGTTTATCCAAATGGAGATATATTTGAAGGCTCTTGGATCCAAGGAACTCCAGAGGGGCCAGGCAAGTATACCTGGGCTAATGGAAATGTATATTTGGGAAATATGAAAGGTGGGACAATGTCGGGAAAAGGAACTCTTACTTGGGTAAGTGGAGACTCATTTGAAGGAAGCTGGTTAAATGGCATGATGCATGGTCTTGGGGCATATACTTGGAGTGATGGGGGCTGCTATGTCGGGACCTGGACACGGGGTTTaaaagatggcaaaggaacctTTTATCCAAAAGGAAGCTGTCTTCCATCTGCACaagaagtatacctcaatgcatTAAGGAAAAGAGGGCTATTACCCGATTTGAGAAAACAGAACCAGGTGCATATTCATCATACTGCTTCAGTTGATATGGGGGACGGCAAAGCCGGTGAGAGCCAGAGATCAAGTGGTGTTTCATCTGATAAGCTTCCCACAAGAAACCTATTAAATCTGGACCAATCTCGCAGCAAAAATGTTTCTCTTGAAAGGCGGTGGAGTCTAGAGGTAGCTATTGAGAAAGTGATTGGCCATGATTCACAATTAGCTTCAACAGATTCAGTCTTCCAAAATGGAAATAAAGAGGTTAATGAAAAGATCCCAATTTTGGAACGTGAGTATATGCAAGGGGTTTTAATAAGTGAGGTAGTTTTAAATAATAGTTTTTCATCACTAACTAGACGAGCAAAGCAGCTTAAAAAAAAGATTGCTAAAGAAATCAAAAGACCAGGGGAACAAATTATTAAAGGTCACAGGAGTTACGATCTGATGCTTAGTTTGCAGCTTGGGATAAG GTATACTGTGGGAAAGATTACCCCAATACAAAGACGAGAAGTTCGGGCATCAGATTTTGGTGCCAAAGCAAGCTTTTGGATGAATTTTCCTAAAGAAGGTTCTCAATTGACACCTCCTCATCAGTCAGATGATTTTAAATGGAAAGATTACTGCCCTATGGTGTTCAG aaatttgagagaattgtTCAAGATTGATGCTGCAGACTATATGATGTCTATTTGTGGAAATGATGCTTTAAGAGAACTATCTTCTCCAGGGAAAAGTGGTAGCGTCTTTTTCCTGTCTCAGGATGATCGTTTCATGATCAAGACACTGAGAAGATCAGAAGTGAAG GTTCTTCTAAGAATGCTTCCAGATTATCATCATCATGTGAAGTCATATGAGAATACACTCATTACCAAATTTTTTGGTCTCCACAGGATCATACCTTCAAGTGGTCAAAAG TTTCGCTTTGTTGTAATGGGAAATATGTTCTGCACAGAACTGAGGATCCATAGGAGATTCGATTTAAAAGGTTCGTCTCTTGGACGTTCTTCCGACAAGATAGAAATTGATGAGAATACCACTCTTAAAGATTTGGATTTGAACTACTGCTTTTATTTGGAACCGTCTTGGCGGGAGTCTTTATTAAA GCAGATTGAGACTGACAGCATGTTCTTAGAGGAACAGCACATAATGGATTATAGCCTTCTTCTAGGTGTTCATTATCGAGCTCCTCAGCAGCTGCGTCCTCCCGCGTCCTACAACCATAGTACAAGTTTAGATGGTTTGGCAAGGCTTGCAGAGGAAG ACCCTCTAGAGGATGAAGTATATAACTATCCACAAGGTCTTGTTCTGGTTCCCCGGGGAGCAGACGACGGTAGTGTTGTTGTCGGGTCACACATTAGAGGTAGCCGATTGCGAGCATCAGCTGCTGGTGATGAGGAGGTGGATCTACTTCTACCCGGTACTGCAAG ACTTCAAATCCAGCTAGGTGTGAACATGCCAGCAAGGGCAGAACAAATTCCAGGAAAAGAGGATACGCAAATGTTCCATGAAGCTTATGATGTTGTACTTTACTTGGGTATCATCGATATACTGCAAGATTACAACATGACTAAGAAGATTGAACATGCATATAAATCTATTCAGTTTGATTCATTATCTATCTCCGCCGTGGATCCTACATTCTACTCGCGCCGCTTTCTGGATTTTATCCAGAAAGTGTTTCCATCAAATGTACCAGGAAGAAGTTAG